The sequence below is a genomic window from Terriglobales bacterium.
ATCTCTTCCAGGCCGAAGGTGCGGTGGCCGATGCAACCGGAGTCCCGGATGTGCCCGAGCAAACTTCAGAGCACGCGGACGCGCAAGGGCGCTACGACGAGAACACGGTTGAAACGCCGCGCGCGAGCAATGAGTAAATCGGGAAAGCGAATCCTTCATGGCTCTTGAGCGATTGCAGAAGATCATTGCCGCCGCCGGGATCGCCTCGCGACGCAAAGCTGAAGAGCTGATCCAGTCCGGCCTGGTAAGTGTAAACGGCACCACCGTCACCGAACTCGGCAGTAAGGCCGATCTGGAAACCGATTCCATCCGCGTCAATAACAAGCTGCTCAAAGGCGCAGAGCGCCACGAATACATCGCGCTGAACAAACCGCGCGGATACGTCACCACCGTCTCCGATCCTGAAGGCCGTCCGACGGTGATGGAACTCATCCGAACAAAAGCGCGGCTTTATCCCATCGGACGACTCGACTTCAACAGCGAAGGCCTGCTGCTGCTCACCAATGACGGCGATCTCGCGCACAAGCTGATGAAAGCTGCGTCGCACATTCCCAAGACTTACCTCGTGAAGATCGCCGGTCAACCGCAAGAAGAGCAGCTTCGCCGCCTGCGCGCCGGCGTTACGATCGCAGAAGAGCGCGACCCCAAGCGCCGCGTGCGCACAGCGCCTGCGCAGATTCGCGTGATCAAGGAAGCCGACAATCCCTGGCTCGAGGTCACGCTGCACGAAGGACGCAATCGGCAAATTCGCAAGATGTTTGAGGAGATCGGACATCACGTGGAGAAGATTCGGCGCGTGCGGTACGGGCCTCTGGAGCTTGATCTCCCTCCAGGTGAGTCCCGGCCATTGAACGGAAGGGAAATTTCTCTGCTGCAGCGCGCGACCGAGACTGAGGCCAGGCGCAGTTTCAAAACGGAGCGCCAAGATCGAGTCTCGCGTACATTCGAGAGACCTGAGCGTCCCTTCCGCGAGCGTGAAAGAGGAGAACGACGCATCGACGAGAGGAAACGCGAATACCCTCGGAAAAACGAAGGCAATCCGCAACCAACAAATCGGGACCGATCTCGCTCTCGCCCGCAGTTCGAGAAACGAGATCGAGGGGAGTGGCGTCGACGCGACGATGCTCAGCCTCGCTTCTTTGACAGGGGCTTCAGGCGAAATGAGCTCCCACGCGGAGCGGGGCAGAGTCGCGGGCGCGCGGGAGATGAAAGACGTAAATCGTTCTTCGCACCCGGAGGAAAGAGGCGCGATGAAACGAATCGCGAGCGCGACGAAGAGCAGAGGTTCTCTCGAGAAGGCAAAAGGCGTCGGCATTCAGCGCCGCCAGACCAGCGTGGAACCGGCCGCCCCCGGCCAGGTTCTTCGTAGGAATTCAGTGGTCGGAACTCTCAACCCTCCTGTTCGACGATCGTTGATCACCGACCAAACAACCGAGCGAGTTTGCTCGGCTACACGTTTGCCCTGATACACTCTCCAGTTCTCTGACCTGCTTCGGCGTGCGTTGATGAAAATTTCAGACCTTGTGCGCGAGCACATTCGCGGACTCTCAGCGTATGTGCCGGGAAAACCCGTGCGTCAGGCCGAACGCGAGAGCGGCATTCGATGTATCAAGATGGCGTCGAACGAGAACCCTTTCGGCCCATCACCTCTCGCCATCGCTGCCATTCGTCAGGCGGCAAACTCCACGAACTTTTATCCGGACAATGATGCCAACGATCTGAGATGCGCTCTGGCTGAGCGCCACTCAGTCGAACCCGAGCAGATTCTAGTTACCGACGGCTCTACTGCGCTCATTGACATCATTGCGCGAAGCTTCCTTGCGCCGGGACTCAACGCGATAACCAGCGAACGCTCTTTCATTGTCTACAAGATGGTGACGCGCTCGGTGGGAGGCACTCTGATCGAAGTCCCTATGCGGGATGATCACTTCGATCTCAACGCAATCCTCGCCGCCATCACACCGGAAACTCGCATCGTCTACATCGCAAATCCGAACAATCCTACCGGCACGATGTTCTTCGCCGATGCGCTGGATCGCTTCGTCGAACGCGTACCGCAGCACGTGATGATCGCGCTCGACGAAGCGTACTCGGATTATGCCGAGTTTCACGCGCGCAAGAAGAGCGAGGTCTATTCGCGCTCCATTGAACACGTCAAGCAGGGCCGCGAAAATGTCGTAGTGCTTCGAACATTCTCCAAAGCCCACGGGCTCGCCGGGCTGCGTGTCGGCTATGGAATGGGCGATCCCAAAATGCTGCGTTATTTTGCGCAGGTGAGAACCGCGTTTTCCGTTTCGGGAATCGGCGAAGCAGCCGCGCTGGCTGCACTTCGGGATGAGGCTCACATTCGTCTGTCGGTCGAGCGTAACGCAGAAGGTGTTGCGTATCTCACGCCGCGACTCCGGGAGCTCGGCTTTCGCGTGGTTCCGACGACTGCGAATTTCATCTACCTGGAAACCGCCGAGAATCCCTCCGAGCTCGGCCGCCGTGTCCAGAATGAAGGCTGCATCATTCGCAGCCTGGTGCCTTGGGGTATTCCCAACGCTCTGAGAATCACGGTTGGAACTCCTGAGCAAAACAGGACGCTAATCGAGTCGTTGAAAAGAGTGCTGAAAGGCCTCCAAGCAGACCTTAAGCAGCGGGTTCCTTCGGTAATTTCTCCCTAAGCTCATCTGCCAGCATCTGCAGAGGCGTGGTTTCCGCCATTTCTTTCACAGTTGGATCACGCTCGGCTGTGTCGATGCCGAGGCGCTGACAAATTGCGCGCTGGAGCTGAAGAATTTTTGTGATCTCTTCTTCGGCGAGAAGGTCGATCTGCAGATTAAGGTGATCGCGCTGGTCAACACGCTGCGACATTCGATTCTGCTTCATAAGAACGAAGGTCGAAAGCAGCACAGCTTCGACCGAGACTACCATGGCGAGCAGAATAAACGGATAAGGATCGAACTTCGGCAAACCGAAGAAGTGACCGGTGTTGATCAGAAACCAGAGTGTGAGCCAAACCACGTGTATTAGAACGAAATAAATGCTGCCACTGAATCCGGCAATCGCATCGGCGATGTAGTCGAGCCACCTTCTATCGCGGAGAAACCTGCGCTCGAGATTGGCAACCGTCTCGATGTTGCGCTCGGTCGCGCTCGCAAGATGCCCATCTTGTTGAGGATCAGCCACACAAGACTCCCTCCCCGGAAAAATAGGACTAGCTAGCGCGTTGGAAGCGATCGCCCAACCGGGTTTTGCCTGAGGGCTCGGGCGGTTTGGCGACTAGTCGCACTTCGCCATCGGAGTCTCGCTCGAGACTATGTGTCTGGTTGCAGCGATCGCAAAGCCAATAGAGCTGAGAGCTTTCGCGGATAGAGTCTGCGGTGAATTCAAACAGTTTTCCGTCGCCGAAGTAGCGGAACTGGGCAGAGCAATGCGGATTGTGACACTTGGAAACCACGGCCAGAGTTGCGCAATGCTAATCGCTTGAAGAATGGATGCCTTGCCTTGGAGGGATAGATGCCCTGCACAACTTTGGGGCAAAAGATAGCGTGAGCTGCAGCGAGGAACTCGGCTGGCGCGAAGCCGTTACTGGTCTTTAGGTTTCTTGCCGCCGTGCTTGGAGGCTTTCTTGGCGCGCTGGCGTGCGCGTTCAGAAGCTCCGACATCGTCGGCGTTCTGATCTGGTTCTTGCATCGCGAATTGAAAAATAAAACATGTCACTTCGCATCGCAAGAGTTTTTAGAAAAATTTACTTACACAAAAGTAACAAGCGGCGGAGCACTGCCCGCCGCTGGTCACGTGCGAGAGTAAACTACGTCGTCGCCGGACGGCCACGGAACAGATGCACGATGAAGGAGATCACCGCCAGAGCAATCAGAATGTGAATCAGACCGCTCGTAATGTGAACCGCCAGCCAAAGTATCAGCCAGATTATCGCCAGGATAATCGCAAGCGTTAGAAACATACTCACCTCCCAGAGCCAGAGCTACTCCAGCTCCCGTTTCAGCGCGCACTGCAAACCGCGCCTGCTTATCTGAGAGGAGTTCTTTCCGCTCCGGGTTGGCACCATTGCACCGGAAATGCTGCAGCGCTAGAGCGTAGTTGATCTCTGCTTCAGGTACTCTCGCGCAAGCAGCCCATAGATTTCGACATCGAGGTACTCGCCCCATTTGCGGATGTGTTCCCGAGTTCTGCCTTCGTGCTTCATCCCAAGCTTTTGCAGGATTCGGCCCGACGCGGGATTGTTTACGAAGTGTCCTGCATCGATGCGATGTAACCGGAGATTCTCAAACCCGAATCGCAGCACCTCGCCTGCGGCTTCCGTGCAGTATCCGTTTCCCCAGAACGGGACGC
It includes:
- a CDS encoding DUF1003 domain-containing protein, which gives rise to MADPQQDGHLASATERNIETVANLERRFLRDRRWLDYIADAIAGFSGSIYFVLIHVVWLTLWFLINTGHFFGLPKFDPYPFILLAMVVSVEAVLLSTFVLMKQNRMSQRVDQRDHLNLQIDLLAEEEITKILQLQRAICQRLGIDTAERDPTVKEMAETTPLQMLADELREKLPKEPAA
- a CDS encoding DUF5670 family protein, which translates into the protein MFLTLAIILAIIWLILWLAVHITSGLIHILIALAVISFIVHLFRGRPATT
- a CDS encoding pseudouridine synthase; translated protein: MALERLQKIIAAAGIASRRKAEELIQSGLVSVNGTTVTELGSKADLETDSIRVNNKLLKGAERHEYIALNKPRGYVTTVSDPEGRPTVMELIRTKARLYPIGRLDFNSEGLLLLTNDGDLAHKLMKAASHIPKTYLVKIAGQPQEEQLRRLRAGVTIAEERDPKRRVRTAPAQIRVIKEADNPWLEVTLHEGRNRQIRKMFEEIGHHVEKIRRVRYGPLELDLPPGESRPLNGREISLLQRATETEARRSFKTERQDRVSRTFERPERPFRERERGERRIDERKREYPRKNEGNPQPTNRDRSRSRPQFEKRDRGEWRRRDDAQPRFFDRGFRRNELPRGAGQSRGRAGDERRKSFFAPGGKRRDETNRERDEEQRFSREGKRRRHSAPPDQRGTGRPRPGSS
- the hisC gene encoding histidinol-phosphate transaminase, with translation MKISDLVREHIRGLSAYVPGKPVRQAERESGIRCIKMASNENPFGPSPLAIAAIRQAANSTNFYPDNDANDLRCALAERHSVEPEQILVTDGSTALIDIIARSFLAPGLNAITSERSFIVYKMVTRSVGGTLIEVPMRDDHFDLNAILAAITPETRIVYIANPNNPTGTMFFADALDRFVERVPQHVMIALDEAYSDYAEFHARKKSEVYSRSIEHVKQGRENVVVLRTFSKAHGLAGLRVGYGMGDPKMLRYFAQVRTAFSVSGIGEAAALAALRDEAHIRLSVERNAEGVAYLTPRLRELGFRVVPTTANFIYLETAENPSELGRRVQNEGCIIRSLVPWGIPNALRITVGTPEQNRTLIESLKRVLKGLQADLKQRVPSVISP